Genomic window (Vicia villosa cultivar HV-30 ecotype Madison, WI unplaced genomic scaffold, Vvil1.0 ctg.000327F_1_1, whole genome shotgun sequence):
CAAATATGGATTCCTCCAATGTTGGGATTGGAATTTTGAACATTGAATGTGCTGTTCTACCTCCTGGTAGCAAGAGACAAGCTATACCAGATGAAGCAACAGTCAAGCAAATCTGTTTTCTCGAACGTATGCAAGACGCCAATGTCCTCCAAATGTACGTCTTTCCCGTGCCGCCATAGCCGTACAGAAAAAAGACACCTCCTCTTTCGTTATTGACAACGCCGATAATAGTGTTAAAAAcagttctttgttcatctaattatAATCGTAATAAATTATATGTTACGGTTTTCAACAAATAAGATACGAAAAATGGTAACAGATAAAACTCAAAAAAATGAAATGCACAAATACCTGTGAGATGTTGATATAATGTATTGTATTCTTGACTTTGTTCTATGATGTCGTAGTTACGTTCATCATAAATCAACCTGTTGCCTAATTGCTGAACAACATATCCATTTGGCTGTGGCATTCCCACAAAATCGGATAAACTCTTCCTGTTCTTTTGAAGTAATTTTTCAACTTCTACCAATGTCGAATTGACCAATTCTTCATTTGACAAAATCAACTCTGCAAAAAATAATTCAATAGCGTTATGGGTTGCATgctctatatattttttttatatagtattGATCAATACTAACCTCTATTGTTTGCGATTCTACATTGTTCATATAATATGCCGTCCGATAATAATTGCCATGTTTTTTTCCAAACATGTGTTGGTCTATTCAAGCTGCTTGATAGTAGCATATGAACAAAAAGTAACCTCAAATAATGCCCAGATCCCCAATGACTTGCCTCTTCAATGGTAGCGATGTACTCCCTATCGTCGCCAATAAATCCCATAGCAAAGCAAGCATCGCGGAAAGAATTACATCTCTTGTTGTTAACTATTTTTATGTCTTCGTAACTCTGTGGACCTTTTACATGCGTTAACATCATTCTGAGATAGTACAACTCACCCGAGCTTGGAGGAACCCATACCAATCTACCAATTGTATAACCCTTTTTCCGCGGTTTCCATTCCCTTATTTTCTTTACATAAACAAACTTTCCAACAAACTTGCTGTATGTTAACTCCTTGGCTTCAGGATATTTTTTGTTTGCCTCAAACCAAGCAGTAAACATTGATTCTGTGACACTTGGCTTTTCCAACACGGTATCTAAGCGATCCATGTCTCTGTAAAACACAGAATTCTCTCCTTCACAGTGAAAAAATAACCTCTCAACCGCGGGTTTTCTTCCATGTATGGGAAAAGAGAATATTCTCCAACATGCTTCGCAAGGAGAAACATATCTGCAATCAAGATATTGTTTAATCTCGACGATATTTTTTTGGGCATTTTGGCTCACCTCATCATTCCTAACACGGCAGCAGTGATTCTGTCGTAACCTTTGTTGATGTATTTAAACAGATACTTTATCGAAGAACTTTGATTGCACCACTCCATATTTATGTGACCTCGAA
Coding sequences:
- the LOC131626879 gene encoding uncharacterized protein LOC131626879 encodes the protein MLESERLRWLRKNKSKLRVGKYHNLNELKSNSVTQGSSTGKRVVLPSSYVGSRRYMDQLYFDGMEICSYVGFPDLFITFTCNPNWPEIQRYVRQSNLKPADRPDIICRVFKMKFDALLSDLTKKSVMGKVLAYMYTIEFQKKGLPHAHIIIFLHPTSKYPNADDIDKIISAEIPDENSDHELYNLVKSHMIHGPCGRLNLNAPCTRDGKCSKYFPKEFRPQTIVDQDGFPVYRRRDNGHTVLKNGIRFDNRHVVPYNSGLLKKFRGHINMEWCNQSSSIKYLFKYINKGYDRITAAVLGMMRYVSPCEACWRIFSFPIHGRKPAVERLFFHCEGENSVFYRDMDRLDTVLEKPSVTESMFTAWFEANKKYPEAKELTYSKFVGKFVYVKKIREWKPRKKGYTIGRLVWVPPSSGELYYLRMMLTHVKGPQSYEDIKIVNNKRCNSFRDACFAMGFIGDDREYIATIEEASHWGSGHYLRLLFVHMLLSSSLNRPTHVWKKTWQLLSDGILYEQCRIANNRELILSNEELVNSTLVEVEKLLQKNRKSLSDFVGMPQPNGYVVQQLGNRLIYDERNYDIIEQSQEYNTLYQHLTDEQRTVFNTIIGVVNNERGGVFFLYGYGGTGKTYIWRTLASCIRSRKQICLTVASSGIACLLLPGGRTAHSMFKIPIPTLEESIFDIPKNTDRAESLRSAKLIIWDEAPMANKYFFEALDKILKDLMSDTKPSKSIFGGKVVVFGGDFRQILPVIPRGSRSDIIHASINSSYILDHCKVLRLTKNMRLLQSTTPSSSTELEEFSVGF